A window of the Sciurus carolinensis chromosome 19 unlocalized genomic scaffold, mSciCar1.2 SUPER_34, whole genome shotgun sequence genome harbors these coding sequences:
- the LOC124973379 gene encoding olfactory receptor 14C36-like: protein MANSTTVTEFLLMGFAEGWKLRFLYSMLFLLMFLATLLGNLLIVTVTTADQNLHTPMYFFLRNLSILDMCYISVTVPNACVNSLTGNRAISVTGCAAQIFLVIYCAFVEILFLTVMAWDRYVAICQPLHYSTIINVRLCVRMTVASLLSGLVYAGVHTGNTFVLNFCGSNTVPQFFCDVPSLLRLSCSDTSSNQLSILISAVLVCGGSFVFIAMSYVRIFSAVLKFPAQEQGKAFSTCVPHVLVVSIFLSSMACVYLRPAATTEALQDMVLSVFYTMVPPFLNPVLYSLRNKQVKEAVRRVILRKVHSGAR from the coding sequence ATGGCCAACTCCACCACGGTGACCGAGTTTCTCCTCATGGGCTTTGCTGAAGGCTGGAAACTAAGGTTCCTCTACTCCATGTTATTCTTACTCATGTTCCTGGCCACCCTCTTAGGGAACCTGCTCATCGTCACCGTCACCACGGCTGACCAGAacctgcacacgcccatgtacttcttcctcaggaacctgTCCATCTTGGACATGTGCTACATTTCTGTCACTGTCCCCAATGCCTGTGTCAACTCCCTCACCGGCAACAGGGCCATTTCAGTGACTGGCTGTGCAGCCCAGATCTTCTTGGTCATTTACTGTGCCTTTGTGGAGATTCTGTTTCTCACTGTCATGGCCTgggaccgctatgtggccatctgccagccCCTCCATTATTCGACTATCATAAATGTCCGACTCTGTGTCCGAATGACGGTGGCGTCTCTGCTCAGTGGCCTGGTCtatgcaggtgtgcacactggCAATACATTCGTGCTGAACTTCTGCGGCTCCAACACAGTCCCCCAGTTCTTCTGTGACGTCCCCTCCCTGCTGAGGCTCTCCTGCTCTGACACGTCCAGCAACCAGCTCTCCATTCTCATCTCTGCCGTGTTGGTTTGCGGCGGCAGCTTTGTCTTCATCGCCATGTCGTATGTGCGCATATTTTCAGCTGTGCTCAAGTTCCCCGCTCAAGAGCAGgggaaggccttctccacctgcgtGCCTCACGTCCTGGTGGTGTCCATCTTCCTCAGCTCCATGGCCTGTGTGTACCTACGGCCGGCAGCGACCACAGAGGCTCTCCAGGATATGGTGCTTTCTGTATTTTACACCATGGTTCCTCCCTTCTTGAATCCCGTCCTCTACAGTCTCAGGAACAAACAAGTAAAGGAAGCTGTGAGGAGAGTCATACTGAGAAAGGTTCACTCAGGAGCACGGTGA